One genomic window of Coffea eugenioides isolate CCC68of chromosome 1, Ceug_1.0, whole genome shotgun sequence includes the following:
- the LOC113782875 gene encoding sialidase, whose amino-acid sequence MAQLEVSRKYAETPTPKTPKAQSLTFEQLLQDDEDSWQHSTSPTLARNHYHDEDLSPHNNKKSVLTKVKERARKLRQSFSGKKKHDDENHETPDGNTTPPWGVSLDDSYDDEEDEDAEYLGAPMYESELAPEIYRETARQHPRADPVVSEKHLFPTSIKHEDGDEGKDKAAAVSKTITETVSEKLAPAYAKVSDATQLIASKIAGLTISSPEDQEKHANPDTEHLPADDVKNIDRSSEIREHLGNWSPQKWDKGVSVKEYFMNKLEPGEDDRALSQAISEAISPRKSPRDMGMVEKVREAVTSFLRHDEHPHSASKGSVAEPSTEKIKGTNFSQNVPVSTTKTEASPPQPNLKSLGASTVENLHRDPSKATSLSSNNPVSPPNSLSSVNVNSSPVTMSPRAISREEPSKETIKLTNLSLNLPNSTKKGVPPPNSNSSTSAHTPSHAPISPGANFMEQPGNERAKAANLSPQVPLFIRTEVPPLNSISSTNASSLSHVSSPRGASSKGKPSRETMKAEYLISHNPLWIKTEVPSPTSTSSANVNPSSYFPLFRSTSLTPQVPVFHSASSSPLVPVSTNAQEDLEEQTHGRILQAN is encoded by the exons ATGATGAAGATTCATGGCAACATAGTACCTCACCGACTCTTGCAAGGAACCACTACCACGATGAAGATTTGAGCCCCCATAATAACAAGAAATCAGTTTTGACTAAAGTCAAGGAGAGAGCTAGGAAATTGCGCCAGTCATTCAGCGGAAAGAAGAAGCATGACGATGAGAATCATGAAACCCCGGACGGCAACACTACACCGCCTTGGGGTGTTAGTTTGGACGACTCctatgatgatgaagaagatgaagatgcTGAGTATCTTGGAGCTCCAA TGTATGAATCAGAGCTAGCACCTGAAATTTATAGAGAAACTGCAAGGCAACATCCAAGAGCAGATCCAGTTGTTTCTGAGAAGCATCTTTTCCCAACCAGCATCAAACacgaagatggagatgaagggAAAGATAAGGCTGCTGCTGTGAGCAAGACCATCACTGAAACCGTGTCTGAGAAACTCGCACCAGCATATGCTAAGGTCAGCGATGCCACTCAATTAATTGCTTCCAAGATTGCAGGGTTGACTATTTCAAGCCCTGAGGACCAAGAGAAACATGCAAATCCGGATACGGAGCATCTTCCTGCTGACGATGTCAAGAATATTGACAGGAGCTCCGAGATTAGAGAACATCTGGGTAATTGGAGCCCACAAAAGTGGGACAAAGGTGTTTCAGTGAAGGAGTATTTCATGAACAAGCTCGAGCCTGGAGAAGATGACAGAGCACTTTCTCAGGCCATATCTGAGGCAATAAGTCCAAGAAAGAGTCCTCGTGATATGGGCATGGTGGAAAAAGTGCGAGAAGCTGTAACTTCATTTCTTCGACACGATGAACACCCTCACTCTGCTTCAAAAGGCTCTGTAGCAGAACCCTCCACGGAGAAAATCAAGGGAACAAATTTTTCTCAAAACGTTCCCGTTTCTACTACCAAAACAGAAGCTTCACCTCCACAGCCAAACCTCAAGTCTCTTGGTGCGAGCACTGTGGAAAACCTCCACAGGGACCCAAGCAAGGCAACAAGTTTGTCATCTAATAATCCGGTTTCCCCACCAAATTCCCTCTCTTCAGTCAATGTAAATTCGTCTCCGGTCACCATGTCCCCCAGGGCAATCTCTAGGGAAGAACCATCCAAGGAGACAATTAAACTGACGAATTTGTCATTAAATCTTCCCAATTCTACCAAGAAAGGGGTTCCACCACCAAATTCCAACTCTTCTACCAGTGCACACACACCTTCACATGCCCCCATCTCCCCAGGTGCAAATTTTATGGAACAACCCGGGAACGAGAGAGCAAAGGCAGCAAACTTGTCGCCACAAGTTCCCCTTTTTATCAGGACCGAAGTTCCACCACTCAATTCTATCTCTTCTACCAATGCAAGTTCATTGTCACATGTTTCCAGCCCCCGTGGCGCAAGTTCTAAAGGAAAACCATCCAGGGAGACGATGAAAGCGGAATATTTGATATCACACAATCCCCTATGGATCAAAACAGAAGTTCCATCACCAACTTCCACCTCTTCTGCCAATGTAAATCCGTCGTCATACTTCCCCCTCTTCCGCAGCACAAGCTTAACGCCTCAGGTCCCTGTCTTCCACAGCGCAAGTTCATCTCCCCTCGTTCCAGTCTCTACTAATGCCCAAGAAG ATCTTGAGGAGCAAACTCATGGAAGAATACTTCAAGCCAACTGA